The Macadamia integrifolia cultivar HAES 741 chromosome 4, SCU_Mint_v3, whole genome shotgun sequence genome contains the following window.
ACTTCATTAAatttcttaaataggtaggtcatggtgcaagggtaCAAGCTCGACTAGGCCCAAGTGCCCGACCAAGATCAACCCAGTtagaccaattgacacccctactaatgattaaaaaactggtccaaatcgaatcaaaacaAAAACTTCTTTAATAATTTAGTTTTGGATTGGCTTAGTAACATATCGAACCCAATTCCGACCAAACCAATAGATTAACACCCTTTAACATGTTGTGTGCGTGGCAGTAGTAGTGAGGATTTGGAAAAGATACATAGCTCCATGAGAACTGGTTGAAATGGAATGAACATGTCCAATAGAGACCTATGAATGCCCTAGTGaggaagagtgaccagattcaATTGGATAGAGCCAGAAGAGATAGGGACATGCCCAAAATGACTATTGATAAAATTGTAAGAAATGATATGCATATGGTAGAGTTAGATTGTAGTATGACCACATATAGAGTTCTATGGAGGACAAGGATCCGAGTCGCCGACcccttataggggatgttcctgtgATGCCTTGACTTCTACCTTTACCTATTTTatacctcacctcacctcacaTTACTTATATTGTCTATTTATAACCTTATTCCTATTTcaaatccatgtagccgatatcattaagttgggataaaattatgattgttgttggtAATTAAATAATAATCCAGCATCCAACCCATTTTACCTAACTACCAACAGttacccaaacccaaacccgcCTGTGCGACCCACTACGTCCCGCATGAACCTTCTTAAAAAAATCGCAAAgatttagagtttaaggtttaaagtttaggatttAAGATTTCGTTTTGACCGTTGGATCGCTCTATCCACGTGTCGCTCATTGGTAACACTGTTGATCGTCTCGTTGGAGAGCATCTCCATCCTTCCTGTTttctttccccattttctcttgAGAATATTCCGTTTGTGAAttgtgatttaaaaaaaaaaaacgtgaaGAAGGAATACCTCCTGttttttctcccctattttcgcTCCTGCGAATCTTACGTTTCCGATTGGGATCGTTTACAAACCTAAATGATGATGAGGAATTCTTCTAAATGCGTGGAAGTGAATCTATAAATTCCACACTTAGTTTACTTTTGACTAGAGTTTGAATTCTGAGACTGGTAAGTGTCATTTGTTTCCATTGTAATTGTCTTTTTTGCTTCATTTGTACTTGTCGATTTGCTTctgagaagatgaaaaaaagcaGGAAAGACTAATTAATGAACTGTTTTCGAGTTTGGATTTGAAGTTGTGTTTTTTTAACTAGTGCTTTAACTACTTCAATGAAGATCAATGATGGCAAAATAAGTAGAAAGCTTATTGACAGTGTTTGAAGTTTAGAGGTTGCACACGATTTTCTCTTAAGAGTTCAATaatcttatttctctttctgttTTGATTGATTGCAGATAATGGGCATGGTTAGGATTTATGGGCTGCTTTTGTTTTTAATTGTGTTGTTGGGTCTTGTGAGATTTGAAGAGGCGGCGAGGCTACATGAAGAACAGCCTCTCTCTAGAATTTCTGTTCATAATGTGAAATTCTCTTTTCATCCGTCGGCTTATGTGAATGTCACACCAACTCTTCTTGGATTGGGGGTAAACTTTCCCTTATTTTGCATTTGTagcttctttctcttttcttatttatttccaattcattttttttttttggctcacacatgatcttgtcattgttTTAAGGGTGAAAGCATCCAATGGGTGACTGTGGTTTATGGCTCCCTCAGCCCATCAAATGATGATTGGATTGGTGTTTTTTCACCTGCAAATTTCAGGTAATGGATTTTATTGTGGTGACTTTAAAGCACAAGACAAACCCTTTTCAGTATAAGTCTGGTTTCATAATCTAATAGTTAGTATTTGCCTTTCATTTTCCAGTGCTTCAACATGTGCCCCTGTAAATGAGAGATTTTCTCCTCCACTACTGTGCACTGCACCCATTAAGGTCTCTGCTCCCTTGCCTTACCTATTTCTTAAACTAATTTTGTGACACAAAACTATCTATTAGTTGAAATGTTAATATCAGTGTGTTCTGATGAACTTACAACCGATTAATGTGAACATTgagtctttctcttcttttgtagTATCAATTTGCAAATTACTCCAATCTGAACTACAAAGACACAGGAAATGGAACATTGAAGCTTCAACTGATCAACCAGAGAGCAGACTTCTCTTTCGCACTCTTTTCTGGTGGACTCTCCAATGTATGCTAATAACCAAGTTATGATAGCTCCTTTGGTGTGCAAAATTGTATTATTCTCTTATTCAATCAAATCATAGAAATCTATTTCTGATATTTATGATATGTTCTCAATGGAAATTTTCCTGGTGTGAAGATGCCGATTTGGGTCTGATTGTGGCCACTTAATGCAAAAGTTCTGAAGGTTAAGACTGTCTCAAGGCCACCCCACCTAGAACCCTGCAAAAGGGGAATCGTATTGAGTTATCACCTTGTTTGCAGTACTGCATAATGTAGTAGTTACAGGCTACTCTTATGAACAACTACTTGATGTAGGAAAATGATTGTAGATCCATCAAAAGCTTCCCATCCATATTAACATCTTATTctgatttctttttcttaacaaaaaaaaatgataaaattttctcCCCATTTCTAGGATCTCTGTGATGCTAAACATCCCTTCATTTTGGGAGTTGCTACAAAACCAAACTTTGGAACAACATGGCTATATCTTGCATCTTCCCCAAGTTTTCTAACATGTGGCTGGTTTTAGTACTCAACTTTTAATAGTCATGGAAGGGGAAAAAGTTGAACCTACTAGAATTATTGTTTTCTAACATGTGGCATTCGGTGGTTTATCTTGACAAGAAATATTTGTTCTACCTTTGGCTTTGTATATTCCTACTTCCACCTATCTTGAGATGATTTGTAGTAACTCTAACTGTAGTTTATGCTTCTGGAAACAACAGCCCAAGCTGATTGCTGTCTCAAATATAGTAACTTTTGTGAATCCGAAGGCACCTGTTTACCCACGCTTAGCCCAAGGGAAAACATGGAATGAAGTAAGTCAAATTTCTCTTATAGTAAATTCGCATCTTGAGCTTGTTGCAATCGTTTTAAGTTTTCAATGTATGTGCATGAAATACTGTGTGGGAGTGCTCTTCATGTGCTACTTAATTTCTCCACAAAGTTTGCTGGTGCGACTAATCTTTCAGTGGTTTGATGACCCTATGATGATATGATGCTCAGATGACTGTGACTTGGACCAGTGGATATGGGATCAGTGAAGCAGAACCTTTTGTTGAATGGGGTCCATTAGGAGGAAATCAAATGCGTTCTCCAGCTGGGACATTGACTTTCAATCGTAACAGCATGTGTGGTGTGTaaactctctttctttctatttcttgccctgtttgtttctatttattgTTGAGGATTTGGCTGTGATTTTGAGCTTAGGAGAGCTAACCATCCATGTGATTGAACTttattatttctaaaatgtCAATAATTGCCACATTGCACACATTTTAAGAGACATAGGTGGTTCATGTGAGGGCATATAAAACTTTCATCCTTCTATATGTTCAATACATGTGCTTTCAAAACCACTTATCCTTAATGAGTTAGATTTAGAGGTCTAAAAAATTTGTTAAGCTGTGGGTTTTCCATTTAATGTTTACCATGTAGTGTTTCAGATTGTTTATCATGTACTATTTCATCACCAAGAAGATATAAAACTGGTTCCCCCCGTTGGTCTACCATTATAATTCTGTGCTTCATTTCCGTTTCTCGGACAGAGAGTGAGATCCAATTTCCATGTGTGGTTGATGTCTTGATTGAAATCAAATTTGCATGATTTTCTGTAGTTAGAATCTTTCATGCATATCGTGAAGGCACAATTTTGGGACCAAGATACTGACATCTCATgctgttgaaacttgaaagttgTAATGACATGTGAGCTCACACTTTCCCTATTTCTATTTGTTCTCATCTTTGTGATGGCATAAGGGGTTGGGCCTTCCTTTCATATACCCCTGTTTGTAAACATGCTTCTTTTTCATACCCCAAAAAAGGCTTTGTATATTGCTCAGGTAGTGGCAAAGCAATTATGTCAGTATGTCCTCTAATATTGAAAAGagattcttatttttattggatgTTATAACATGTTGGATCATATGAAGGCATTCTGAACAAATTCTCTGTTTTAAGACTACTATTTTGCCTTTCCTGCCAAGTGGTGCTTGAGAATTAGTTGAATCACACTTTCACCAGATTTCGAAAGCTTTGACTTTTCTGGTAGGTGGCAGATAACAAAATTTTGTTATGTCTGTCTCAGGTCCACCAGCAAGGACAGTGGGATGGCGTGATCCTGGTTTCATACACACAAGTTTTCTGAAGGATTTATGGCCCAATTCAATGTAATATgttttgactttttattttttttcttatctctgTGCATGGGATTTTCCAagcattttcaaaattttttatcagCTCAACATAAACATTCTTAAACTTGATGATGCAGGCACACATACAAGCTGGGGCATAAATTGCTCGATGGTACATATGTCTGGAGTAAGATATACCAGTTTCGGGCTTCGCCATATCCCGGTCAAGATTCTTTACAGCGTGTTGTTATTTTTGGTGATATGGGGAAGGTTAGAGTTCTCTTAGTGAACTTTTGCACATGTATgcttaagaaaatattttgcaGTAATCAACATAACATCTATTGTAGAGAAGAAATTGGTGTTGAATCACAGTATTCAAATTGTTCCAATGCCAATGATATATCAGAATTATTGCATTTTTTCCCTTCAATAACTagttttatgtaattttttgttGCAGAATTGAagtattttctttcaatttgtTCATTTCAGGCTGAAGCTGATGGTTCCAATGAATATAATGATTTCCAGCCTGGTTCCCTTAACACCACTAACCAGCTTATTCAAGACTTGAAGAATATTGATATAGTTCTCCATATTGGGGACTTATGTTATGCAAATGGATACCTTTCACAATGGGATCAGTTTACATCACAGATTGAGCCCATTGCATCAACTGTGCCATACATGGTTGGGAGGTCTGTTTTCTTATTGGCTTACATAACTTTTCAGGACATGTACTTGTCATCTTCTCATATTGCCTTACATGGTGTTTTGTCCTTGCAGTGGTAACCATGAGCGTGACTGGCCTGGAACAGGATCTTTCTATGGGAATATGGACTCCGGAGGAGAATGTGGTGTGCTAGCAGAGACCATGTTTTATGTTCCTGCAGAGAACAGAGCTAAGTTCTGGTATTGGAACTGAagagacttctaaaattttcttatttggcTTGATATGCATGTACATATAGCAGGTGTATGTACTTAATAACGTTCATCACATCCTAGCCTCCAAACCCCatgaattatttttattgtgaaCAGCAAATGCATGTCCCATGGGCGTAGTCCCAGCATCAGACAAATTTCACCTGAGATGTCTGCTGGCTAGCACAATCTGTGATGATGATAATAAAGACTACCATAAGAACAGCTGAtccaaaataacccaagatgcaCATGTTTATTTGTTGCTTTTATTCACTATAAACCATTTCTAATGTCAAGTATCTTCTTTGTACAGGTACTCCACAGATTATGGCATGTTCCATTTCTGCATAGCTGACACTGAACATGACTGGAGAGAGGGTACAGAGCAATATAAGTTCCTTGAGAAGTGCCTGGCATCAGTTGATAGGCAAAAGCAGCCATGGCTGATCTTCCTAGCCCATCGAGTACTGGGTTATTCTTCTGGTGACTGGTATGCCACGGAAGGGTCCTTCGAGGAACCCATGGGGAGAGAAAGCCTTCAGAAACTTTGGC
Protein-coding sequences here:
- the LOC122075247 gene encoding probable inactive purple acid phosphatase 1 yields the protein MGMVRIYGLLLFLIVLLGLVRFEEAARLHEEQPLSRISVHNVKFSFHPSAYVNVTPTLLGLGGESIQWVTVVYGSLSPSNDDWIGVFSPANFSASTCAPVNERFSPPLLCTAPIKYQFANYSNLNYKDTGNGTLKLQLINQRADFSFALFSGGLSNPKLIAVSNIVTFVNPKAPVYPRLAQGKTWNEMTVTWTSGYGISEAEPFVEWGPLGGNQMRSPAGTLTFNRNSMCGPPARTVGWRDPGFIHTSFLKDLWPNSMHTYKLGHKLLDGTYVWSKIYQFRASPYPGQDSLQRVVIFGDMGKAEADGSNEYNDFQPGSLNTTNQLIQDLKNIDIVLHIGDLCYANGYLSQWDQFTSQIEPIASTVPYMVGSGNHERDWPGTGSFYGNMDSGGECGVLAETMFYVPAENRAKFWYSTDYGMFHFCIADTEHDWREGTEQYKFLEKCLASVDRQKQPWLIFLAHRVLGYSSGDWYATEGSFEEPMGRESLQKLWQKYKVDLAVYGHVHNYERTCPIYENICTNEEKSYYKGPLNGTIHVVAGGGGASLAQFTTLQTKWSYYRDYDFGFIKLTAFDHSNLLFEYKKSRDGKVYDSFRISRDYRDILACTVDSCPSMTLAS